From the Helianthus annuus cultivar XRQ/B chromosome 17, HanXRQr2.0-SUNRISE, whole genome shotgun sequence genome, the window AAGAGAATACCGTTTCCAGGAGATCCCTTAAGATACCTTAAGAGTCTCAAAGCAATTTTAAAATGAGCATTAGTGGGACTATGCATATATTGACTTAGATAGTGCTCAGAATAGGCAATATCAGGCCTTGTGTGTGAAAGATATATTAATTTTCCCACTAACTTTTGATACACAGAGACATCCAGTAACACTTGATTATCTTGTTCACATAAATACGTTAAAACATGATTTGCTTCAATAGGACTATTCACAGGTTTACACCCAGTCAAACCAAACTCAGCAAGCAAGTCAAGACAATATTTTCTTTGAGATAAACACAAACCATCTTTGGTTTTTAACACTTCAATCCCAAGAAAGTATTTTAACATTCCCAAATCTTTAATTAAAAACTTAGATTTAAGGAGAGTTTTTATTTTAGCAACTTCAGTGAACAACTACCAGTTATgataatatcatccacataaacaaGTAAAATAATAAACACGGACTTACTTGTTTTAACAAACATGGAATGGTCACACTTACTTTGTTCGAAGCCAAGTTCAAGTAACACATTAACAAGCTTCTCATTCCACATTCGAGGAGCTTGTTTAAGACCATAAAGAGTTTTCTTAAGTTTACAAACCTTATTTTCATGGTTGGAACCATAACCATCAGGAAGAGTCATATAGACTTCTTCATTCAAATTTCCATATAAAAAGCATTATTTATATCAAGTTGATATAAATCCCAACCATTATTAACAGCAATAGTTAGGACACATCTGACAGTGACCATTTTCACAACAGGCGAAAATGTCTCAAAAAAATCTATCCCCTCCTTTTGACTAAAGCCCTTAGCCACAAGCCTAGCCTTATACCTTTCTATCTCACCTGAGGctttatacttaattttgtataTCCATTTACAGCCTATAGCTCTCCTGTTAGGAGGCAAATCAACGATTTCCCAAGTATCATTTCTGTGTAACGCTTCTAATTCATCATTCATAGCCTCAACCCAGTTCTTATCAGACTTAGCTTCAAAGAAATTTTTAGGCTCGGAACTTTTATTCAACACGGAAGCAAAGCAAAGATTACATGGATCTAAATtagcatagtttagcaccttttCAAGACCATATTTAACTTTACCATCAACAATATATTCATCTAGTTTGGAAGGAAATTTGGTATTTCTGGAAGACCTCCTAGGAACAGTATTAGTTTGACCTACATTATCTCCCTCAGAATTATTAGAAATATCCTCAACTTCATTGTCATGCTCGGCCCTGTCCATATGTTCATCAGTGACACTTGGTTGCTGAGAATCAGCCTTACCTAAAGTCTCACTAGATTCAACATTGGACTGTTGAGACCCATGATCAGAAATAGGATTATCTATGATTTCATCATCAGGAGTAGGGCCAACTTTGGAACAAGGAGTAGTAACAGAATCATACAAATCAAAGAAACTAAGAGTATTCACATTTGGAGTAAGATCATGACCAGGCAAAGTTATTTTCTCTTTAAAAGGAAAAATAGTTTCATGAAACCTAACATCCCTAGAGAAATACATCACCCTGTGATCAAGACTCCAAAGTTTATAACCTTTCTTTTCATTTGAATAACCTATTAGCACACTTTTTTCAGCATGACTTTTAAACTTATCTGAATTGTTTAAAATCATGCTAAAACAAAGACATCCTATAACCCTAAGTTGACCCAACATTGGTTCAAAACCATACACACATTCATAAGGAGACCTTCCCTTCAATACCGACGATGGAGTCCTGTTAATAAGATGAGTAGCCGTTAAGACACATTCTGACCAGAATTTGAGAGGAAAGCCACCTTGAAACAGTAAAGCTCTAACAACATTCAAAAGGTGCCTATGTTTTCTTTCGACTATACCGTTTTGTTGAGGTGTATGTACACAAGAAGTTTGATGGACAATCCCATTAGAATAACAAAATTCACTCATTTGATTATTAATAAACTcagttccattatcacttctaaaagTTTTAACATGTTTACCAAACTGAGTTTTAAGCAGATTAAAGAATCCTTGTATATGATAAAAAACTTCACTTTTGTTTCTCATTAGATACACCCATACAACCCTGGTATAGTCATTAACGATAGTAAGAAAGAACCTAAACCCATCTCTACTGGGAACCTTGTAAGGACCCCAAACATCAAGATGAACTAATTCTCCTAACATTTTAGATTTGTGATCACTTAAAGGGAAGGGATCTCTATGTTGTTTGGCTCTATGACAGATTTCACATGGTGAAAGATTAGTATTTTTGACATCCAAATTGTtttttaaacatgtaagactGGTTCAGCAGGATGGCCTAATCTAGCATGCCACAAATTAACATCACATTTAGCATTACACACCTTAACAGAAGAGCTACCACAGAAATAGAGACCATCAAGTTGATTATCAGTCACCTGGATTTTCTTTGTTTGAGAATCCTGAATATAACAGTTATTTTCATCAAATGTCACAGTTAATTTGCAATCTTTGGCTAACTTATGAACAGAAACAAGGTTAACACAATAATCAGGAACAAGAAAAACATCATATAAAATAACCTTATCACTTAACTTGATATCACCGATTTTAGTAACCAAAGCACTAGTGCCATTTGGATGTTTAACTTTTATATTATATTCAGTTACATCAATTTGATTAATGAAACCAACATCAGTCATGACCATATGTTGATTAGCCCCAGAGTCAATGATCCACCCAACCCTATTTCCAtccttaaaaaaattagaaaaacagtAAACAGGTTTAGGATCACATGAGGTTTTGGAAGACATATCAACAAAACTATTAAAGCACATAGAATCGTCAGACCTACCAGCAAAACCACTGCTCTGTGGATCATTTTTTGACTTATCATTCAAAAGACTAAGAAGTTGAGCCACCTGTTCACTAGTCAAAGAACTCATAGCAGAAGATGGAGAAACAGTATCAGACGTTTCAGTAATAACATTATTACTAACCCTGCTACCCTTATTCCCATTGTTCTTTGATTTCATCCAAGTAGGATTACCAACCAGTTCAAAGCATTTTTCAATAGTATGACCCGTCTTGTTACAGTGAGAACATTTAAGATTGGGATTAGGGGGTCTAATACCCCTTTTCTTTGACTCGAAACTTTGATTTGTTTTAGCAGCAAAGCCAACTGTATTATTAGGGATCCTTTCAGAAAAAATTTTCATATGAAGATGTGACTCTTCTCTTGAAATAATGGAAAAAGCATCTTTTACTGTAGGAAGAGTTTCTCTAGTTAAAAGATTAGTTCTCACAGACTGGTATGTACTATCAAGACCCATCAAAAATTGCATCAGTTTAATAAGATGATTAAAGTCATTAAATTGTTTAGATGCATCACAAGTACATGAAGGCAAAGCAAGTAACTGGTCAAGTTGTTTCCACATGCAATTCAGtttatgataatattcagaaacaGGCATGCCACTTTGCGTAAATGAATCAATTTTTTGATATAGATTAAACACAATAGACCCATCAACTTTATCATAAGTTTCCTTTAAGTCTCTCCATACCTCAGAAGCGAGCTTAGAATACACATGACCAAGATACAGTTCATCAGACACAGAATTTAGAATCCAAGTAAGAACAATTGAGTTACATCTATCCCACTGTCTACCTAATACTTCATCAGTAGTAGACCTACGACAAGAACCATCAATAAACCCAATTTTATTCTTAACTTGTAGAGCTAAATTCATAGAGTTTGCCCAAACTGTATAATTTTCTGTCCCCTTAAGTTTAATAGTAACAATAGACAAGTTAGCACAGTCACTAGGGTGTAGAAATAAAGGGTCACCGGCATCAATTTTACTAACCAAAGTAGCACTAGTCGAACCCACAGTATCAGTAGTGACTACAACATCATCTCCAGGCATAGTAATCAATCAAAAAAGGAATATCAGCCAAgaaaaaacaagaaaagcaaACTGAATAGCACAGATTCAATCAAGGAACAGTCACGACAGTAACCAAATATAgcacaaaaataaaaaaaataagataaGGGTAGAACGATCTCACAGTGGGTGGTATAACTTCAGCGAATCAGATTTGTAACCTTCGCTTAGGGTTACAAGAATCTGATTAGATGATGAACAAAAATGTTCAATTGGTTTGCCCTGTGAAAGAGTCCAATGAGAACTTTCAGGAGCCGCAAGAGAAAACCCAAAGAATTAGGGTTTCAAATTTCAGCCGATACGGAACGGAACCCAAGAAAACCAAAACCACCAGGAACGATATCGGCAGAACCAACCGGAACCACCAATACTCTGATAACCACCAGAAAACCCTTCGATCGCAGCGGAAAAAGAATCAACCCAAGAGCACCtagtgctctgataccatgtcaaaaaCAAAGTATCAATTACAATAATATTTGTGAAGGCTGACCAGCCTTAAACAAGATCAAGAAACAGCGAAATAGTGGCTGCAAGACGTCGATTATCACAGATCAGTTACTGCAGATCATCAACCAGAGAATCTGCGTTTGTTGAAGGTCAAGAACGACACCGGTAACTTCTCGAACCCGAGCAGCCTCAGCGACTTCAATCTATTGAGCGGACAAGAGGATCTGTTGTGAAAGAAAGCTAGATGTGCAGCAGCTATGTCGTGAGTGCAGATTATGTCTCGGTTGTCAACCAGCAAAAAAACCAAAGCGGCAAAAATAGACCTGGGCAGCAATAACCCTAAGCCCAACAACCAGCCCATCTCCACATAAGGCAAGACCAACGAGCCCAAACAAGAAACAAGAAATAAAACCAAATTAATACATATGGAATTGGATTAAAAAAGAACGAGAACATATATTTCAACAAAAGTTGAAGGCAGACGTATGAATGAGCTTATGAGAGGCAAGTTGGGTAACGGAAAAAGTATTCGATTCTGGGTGGATATTTGGCTAGGAGAAGAAGCTCTTAAAGATAAATACCCTAATTTGTGTAAATTAGAATTGGATAAGTTGGTCACAGTAGCGGATCGTTTTGTTGCTCAAGGAAAAGACGCGGATGGTATCTGGAATAAAGTGTACGCCTCATTAGTTGGGTCAATGATCGCCGAGAAGGAAGATTGTCTGATTAATATTAACAATGTAGTTCTTTCAGTGGATCAAGATAAATGGCAGTGGTTAGGTGATGATTCGGGTTTGTATACGGTCAAGGCGGCTAAACTTTGGCTTCAAAAGgaggatgtcacaccccaaccgatggtggaatcatcgaggcgcggcactgagcgaaacagattgtccagaagtttccataa encodes:
- the LOC110924204 gene encoding uncharacterized mitochondrial protein AtMg00810-like, whose amino-acid sequence is MTLPDGYGSNHENKVCKLKKTLYGLKQAPRMWNEKLVNVLLELGFEQNLGMLKYFLGIEVLKTKDGLCLSQRKYCLDLLAEFGLTGCKPVNSPIEANHVLTYLCEQDNQVLLDVSVYQKLVGKLIYLSHTRPDIAYSEHYLSQYMHSPTNAHFKIALRLLRYLKGSPGNGILFKKGASLDLRAFADSDWGKCVNSRKSVTGFCIFLGNSLISWKSKKQSTISRSSAEAEYRAMCAATCEILWLLNILKELKVDIKLPVSLFCDNTAVISIAANPVFHERTKHFEIDLFFLREKISKGVIKTVGVTSENQTADVLTKGLPVQAHEKVCKHLGLFNCFAY